The following proteins come from a genomic window of Andrena cerasifolii isolate SP2316 chromosome 6, iyAndCera1_principal, whole genome shotgun sequence:
- the LOC143370083 gene encoding uncharacterized protein LOC143370083 — protein MFQVSHYKPLKKYLIFLGQYPSQTDLKKKSIVIGMVVSVISFMIPLILQFYVQIRNKNLDRALETLPPFVTCSASISKLLSLHINRENFRKVFLTVETDWKNQVMNKELDILEEITGKGSTIAYRYRGVLLSFGVTFVALPLINPMLDILIPLNETREREETFSLYYFVNNEDHFYPIYLHSVWITIVTIVTIVTVDSLNMIITHHASAMFAICGSMIDKATEYKDVATVGRATMDDGLEKIRECVAAHNKAIEFFEFLDTTNRINFLLQVGLGMAGVSVTAFQTIMHLDNKKEAARYVLFFGGQNFHLFFLSLPGQVLSDYSTEVLNHIYNSKWYRTSAKMQRMMNLMQLRASKPCQLTAGGLYNMNIENFGAVYNNIEIIRLSTSPYVAS, from the exons ATGTTCCAAGTCTCTCATTACAAACCACTGAAAAAGTACCTAATATTTCTTGGACAATATCCGTCTCAAACGGACTTGAAGAAAAAATCCATCGTAATTGGGATGGTGGTCAGTGTCATATCGTTCATGATACCGTTG ATATTGCAATTCTATGTACAAATACGCAACAAGAATCTGGACCGAGCACTCGAGACTCTACCACCATTCGTTACGTGCAGTGCCAGTATCAGCAAATTATTAAGTCTGCATATTAACCGAGAAAAT tttAGAAAAGTATTCCTCACCGTGGAAACCGATTGGAAAAATCAAGTCATGAACAAGGAACTGGATATATTAGAGGAAATAACCGGGAAGGGAAGCACAATCGCGTACCGGTACAGAG GAGTTCTGTTATCGTTTGGAGTAACATTCGTGGCACTCCCACTGATCAATCCAATGCTGGATATCCTTATACCGCTGAATGAAACACGAGAACGGGAAGAGACATTTAGCCTTTACTACTTTGTGAACAACGAAGATCATTTTTACCCGATATACCTGCATTCGGTCTGGATTACCATTGTCACTATAGTAACCATAGTGACCGTGGATTCCTTAAACATGATCATCACTCATCACGCATCCGCGATGTTCGCAATATGCGG ATCTATGATCGACAAAGCAACAGAATATAAAGACGTAGCTACAGTGGGACGCGCCACCATGGACGATGGCCTCGAAAAAATTAGGGAATGCGTGGCCGCCCACAATAAAGCCATCGA GTTCTTTGAGTTCCTGGACACAACGAACCGAATAAACTTCCTGCTGCAAGTCGGATTAGGCATGGCCGGCGTTAGCGTCACAGCTTTCCAA ACGATTATGCACCTGGATAACAAGAAAGAAGCCGCCCGATACGTCCTTTTCTTCGGCGGACAAAACTTTCATTTGTTCTTCCTCAGTTTGCCCGGACAAGTACTCTCGGATTACAGCACAGAAGTACTCAACCATAT CTACAACTCCAAATGGTACCGCacgtcagcgaaaatgcaaagGATGATGAACTTAATGCAACTGAGAGCTAGCAAACCCTGCCAGCTGACTGCAGGAGGATTGTACAACATGAACATAGAGAATTTCGGAGcggtatataataatatagaaataataaggCTGTCTACAAGCCCGTACGTCGCGTCGTGA
- the LOC143370023 gene encoding uncharacterized protein LOC143370023 isoform X2 — protein sequence MESAIVHLEQSVQKADGKLDMIAWQIDAFEKEFEDPDSEGSSIAAASMSVRTMIVSLTWLVSALVVREASAHGRLIEPPSRASMWRFGFDTPHDYNDHECYCGGFTRQWQRNSGKCGICGDAWDTSVPRAHETGGKYGNGVIVRKYRTGSVIPVRVELTANHHGYFEFRTCSMTYRDKEVDQDCLDQHVLRAENGSTRYYPGPGNKIFEAYYKLPDGLTCAQCVFQWRYTAGNNWGDCGNGTGAVGCGPQEEFRACADITIGDDVEPLPPRPTKEPPTKTTPGEKSPTEPTLVSHSTAPYWLFSVVIAGTCLLVVLAAMALLYSYYYHAGRAKKWLMASRLLAPENPPVAPPRHKKHNTSNAQLQL from the exons ATGGAATCCGCTATTGTGCATCTCGAACAAAGT GTTCAAAAGGCTGATGGGAAACTGGATATGATTGCGTGGCAAATTgatgctttcgaaaaagaattcGAAGATCCGGACAGCGAG ggGTCTAGTATCGCCGCTGCAAGTATGAGTGTTCGGACTATGATTGTTAGTTTAACGTGGCTGGTGAGCGCGCTAGTCGTAAGGGAAGCCTCGGCCCATGGAAGACTGATCGAGCCACCCTCGAGGGCCTCGATGTGGAGGTTCGGCTTCGACACGCCGCACGATTACAACGACCACGAATGCTATTGCGGAGGATTCACCAGGCAGTGGCAACGGAATAGCGGGAAATGCGGAATCTGCGGGGACGCCTGGGACACGTCAGTG CCACGCGCACACGAGACAGGTGGCAAATATGGGAACGGTGTAATCGTGCGAAAATACCGGACCGGCTCGGTGATACCGGTCCGAGTCGAGCTCACGGCGAACCATCACGGCTACTTCGAGTTTCGCACGTGCTCGATGACCTACAGGGACAAGGAAGTCGATCAGGACTGCTTGGACCAGCATGTGCTTCGCGCGGAGAACGGATCGACCAGATATTATCCGGGCCCGGGGAACAAGATTTTCGAGGCTTACTACAAATTACCAGACGGCTTGACTTGCGCTCAGTGCGTCTTTCAGTGGAGATATACAGCCGGGAATAATTGGGGCGACTGTGGAAACGGAACAG GTGCCGTGGGTTGCGGTCCGCAGGAGGAATTTCGTGCTTGCGCTGATATTACTatcggcgacgacgtggaacctCTGCCGCCACGGCCGACGAAGGAGCCACCAACAAAAACTACccctggcgaaaaatcgccGACAGAGCCAACTTTGGTGTCGCACTCGACGGCGCCATACTGGCTGTTCAGTGTCGTTATCGCTGGTACGTGCCTCCTGGTTGTCCTGGCGGCTATGGCACtgctttactcgtattactatcACGCTGGCAGAGCCAAAAAGTGGCTTATGGCGAGTCGATTGCTGGCACCTGAAAATCCACCTGTCGCTCCACCGCGGCATAAAAAGCACAACACGTCCAATGCACAACTGCAGCTGTAG
- the LOC143370023 gene encoding uncharacterized protein LOC143370023 isoform X1 yields MPRSNDLLPRHEGPRSAPSKVEFSRRPTGVRAFCVGLIHRCQRRAQSRESRVFVTFAQTGSSIAAASMSVRTMIVSLTWLVSALVVREASAHGRLIEPPSRASMWRFGFDTPHDYNDHECYCGGFTRQWQRNSGKCGICGDAWDTSVPRAHETGGKYGNGVIVRKYRTGSVIPVRVELTANHHGYFEFRTCSMTYRDKEVDQDCLDQHVLRAENGSTRYYPGPGNKIFEAYYKLPDGLTCAQCVFQWRYTAGNNWGDCGNGTGAVGCGPQEEFRACADITIGDDVEPLPPRPTKEPPTKTTPGEKSPTEPTLVSHSTAPYWLFSVVIAGTCLLVVLAAMALLYSYYYHAGRAKKWLMASRLLAPENPPVAPPRHKKHNTSNAQLQL; encoded by the exons ATGCCTCGTTCTAATGACCTACTCCCACGTCACGAGGGTCCGCGCTCGGCTCCGAGCAAAGTCGAGTTCAGTCGTCGACCGACCGGGGTCCGTGCCTTTTGCGTGGGCCTGATACACCGATGCCAGAGGCGCGCACAGTCCCGAGAGAGCCGGGTCTTCGTTACTTTCGCGCAGACG ggGTCTAGTATCGCCGCTGCAAGTATGAGTGTTCGGACTATGATTGTTAGTTTAACGTGGCTGGTGAGCGCGCTAGTCGTAAGGGAAGCCTCGGCCCATGGAAGACTGATCGAGCCACCCTCGAGGGCCTCGATGTGGAGGTTCGGCTTCGACACGCCGCACGATTACAACGACCACGAATGCTATTGCGGAGGATTCACCAGGCAGTGGCAACGGAATAGCGGGAAATGCGGAATCTGCGGGGACGCCTGGGACACGTCAGTG CCACGCGCACACGAGACAGGTGGCAAATATGGGAACGGTGTAATCGTGCGAAAATACCGGACCGGCTCGGTGATACCGGTCCGAGTCGAGCTCACGGCGAACCATCACGGCTACTTCGAGTTTCGCACGTGCTCGATGACCTACAGGGACAAGGAAGTCGATCAGGACTGCTTGGACCAGCATGTGCTTCGCGCGGAGAACGGATCGACCAGATATTATCCGGGCCCGGGGAACAAGATTTTCGAGGCTTACTACAAATTACCAGACGGCTTGACTTGCGCTCAGTGCGTCTTTCAGTGGAGATATACAGCCGGGAATAATTGGGGCGACTGTGGAAACGGAACAG GTGCCGTGGGTTGCGGTCCGCAGGAGGAATTTCGTGCTTGCGCTGATATTACTatcggcgacgacgtggaacctCTGCCGCCACGGCCGACGAAGGAGCCACCAACAAAAACTACccctggcgaaaaatcgccGACAGAGCCAACTTTGGTGTCGCACTCGACGGCGCCATACTGGCTGTTCAGTGTCGTTATCGCTGGTACGTGCCTCCTGGTTGTCCTGGCGGCTATGGCACtgctttactcgtattactatcACGCTGGCAGAGCCAAAAAGTGGCTTATGGCGAGTCGATTGCTGGCACCTGAAAATCCACCTGTCGCTCCACCGCGGCATAAAAAGCACAACACGTCCAATGCACAACTGCAGCTGTAG
- the LOC143370021 gene encoding spliceosome associated factor 3, U4/U6 recycling protein: protein MEEMEVGSEENNDKSQPEDSPEKEDESELIENETDENADDEPADDQDEDDDEEDADEAEVKVLEATLAQNPYDYASHVAIINKLQRMGELERLRSARENMSSTYPLSPELWLSWMRDEIKLATTTEQKAEVAKLCERAVKDYLSVEVWLEYLQFSIGNMGVEKDAAKNVRQLFERALTDVGLHTIKGAIIWEAFREFEAVLYALIDPANQAERKEQLERIGNLFKRQLACPLLDMEKTYEEYESWRNGDGAKAVVDDKIIIRGYERAVAQLNARLPFEEKIVSSQAECELLDAYKAYLLHEKQNGDPGRVTVLYERAVTDLSLEMSLWLDYLTYLEESIKIESLLEQLYQRASRNVPWCETIWQKWIRSYEKWGKPVLAVQSLLENALIAGFSTADDYRNLWMAYLEYLRRKVDPYSTEEAKQLETLRNAFNRACEHLAKAFGLEGDPNCTVLQYWARTEAIHASNMEKARSLWADILSQGHSVTASYWLEYISLERCYGDTKHLRKLYQKALSSVKDWPESIASSWLDFERDEGTLEQMESCEARTKDKLEKVAEERQKTQPTSSHDLSPSNKKAHKRKTEDSGRWKNLGTSPTKITKVETQIKPKIRESRLNLEKKVDSKDEEQKPKIAPPPGFKPPENEKMEVDNADDIDDRITVFISNLDYTATEEEVRNALEPAGPITLFKMIRDYKGRSKGYCYVQLSSTEAVQKALKLDRTTIRGRPMFVSRCDPNKTTRTAVFKYNCSLEKNKLFVKGLPVTTTKEELEEIFKVHGELKEVRIVTYRNGHSKGLAYVEFVDEASAAKALLATDGMKIADKVINVLISQPPERRKLPPTEEVPSVRSLGGSTVSRTAFGMPKTLLSMIPRTVKTTAANGNAKVAGNGVSQKMSNQDFRNMLLNKK from the exons ATGGAGGAGATGGAGGTAGGAAGCGAAGAGAATAACGATAAGAGTCAGCCTGAGGATTCGCCTGAGAAGGAGGACGAGTCCGAATTGATCGAGAACGAGACGGACGAAAACGCTGACGACGAACCTGCCGATGATCAGGACGAAgatgacgacgaagaggacgccgACGAGGCGGAGGTTAAAGTCCTGGAGGCAACCCTGGCTCAGAATCCGTACGACTACGCCAGTCACGTAGCCATTATCAATAAACTCCAAAGGATGGGTGAATTGGAACGATTGCGCTCTGCCAGAGAGAACATGAGCTCTACGTATCCGTTGAGCCCGGAGCTATGGTTATCCTGGATGCGCGATGAAATTAAACTAGCTACGACCACGGAGCAGAAAGCTGAAGTAGCGAAGCTTTGCGAACGAGCCGTCAAGGATTACCTCT CCGTCGAAGTATGGCTGGAATATTTACAATTTAGCATCGGCAATATGGGTGTCGAAAAGGATGCGGCGAAGAACGTCCGGCAGTTGTTCGAACGAGCTTTAACCGATGTTGGATTGCATACTATTAAGGGTGCGATAATATGGGAGGCGTTTCGGGAGTTTGAAGCTGTGCTATACGCATTG ATCGATCCTGCGAATCAAGCTGAAAGGAAAGAACAGTTGGAGCGTATTGGGAACTTATTCAAGAGGCAGTTGGCTTGTCCTTTGCTGGATATGGAGAAAACGTACGAGGAATATGAATCTTGGCGTAACGGAGATGGAGCGAAAGCCGTTGTAGATGATAAAATCATAATCAGGGGCTATGAACGAGCAGTTGCGCAGCTTAACGCTCGTTTGCCTTTCGAAGAGAAGATTGTCTCCTCGCAGGCTGAATGCGAGCTCTTAGACGCGTACAAAGCGTATTTGTTGCACGAGAAACAGAACGGAGATCCGGGACGGGTGACTGTTTTGTACGAGAGAGCGGTAACCGACCTCAGTTTAGAGATGTCGCTCTGGCTCGATTATCTTACGTATCTGGAAGAAAGTATCAAAATTGAGTCTCTCTTGGAGCAACTGTACCAAAGAGCTTCGAGGAATGTTCCATGGTGCGAAACGATATGGCAGAAATGGATAAGATCGTACGAAAAATGGGGAAAGCCGGTACTAGCAGTACAATCGCTGTTGGAGAATGCTTTAATAGCTGGATTCTCTACCGCGGATGATTATCGGAATTTGTGGATGGCGTATTTAGAATATTTACGTCGAAAAGTCGATCCGTATTCCACCGAGGAAGCGAAACAGTTGGAGACACTGCGTAATGCGTTTAATAGAGCCTGCGAGCATTTGGCGAAAGCTTTCGGTTTAGAAGGAGATCCTAATTGTACTGTGCTACAATACTGGGCGAGAACGGAAGCTATACACGCCAGTAATATGGAGAAAGCTAGATCATTGTGGGCTGATATTTTATCACAAGGGCACTCGGTAACGGCATCTTATTGGCTAGAGTACATTTCGTTAGAAAG ATGTTACGGAGACACGAAGCATTTACGAAAATTGTACCAGAAAGCTTTAAGCTCTGTAAAAGACTGGCCAGAGAGCATAGCGAGTTCGTGGTTAGATTTTGAACGGGACGAAGGAACACTGGAGCAAATGGAGTCTTGCGAGGCAAGAACGAAAGACAAATTGGAGAAAGTGGCCGAAGAGAGGCAGAAAACACAACCGACTTCCAGCCATGACCTATCGCCATCGAACAAGAAGGCTCATAAAAGGAAAACGGAAGATAGTGGTCGATGGAAGAATCTGGGGACTTCTCCGACAAAGATTACGAAAGTCGAGACGCAGATTAAGCCAAAGATAAGGGAGAGTCGTTTGAATCTTGAAAAGAAAGTCGATAGTAAGGACGAAGAGCAGAAGCCGAAGATAGCTCCGCCACCAGGCTTCAAGCCGCCGGAGAATGAGAAAATGGAAGTTGATAATGCTGACGACATCGACGACAGAATCACAGTGTTCATAAGTAATTTGGATTACACCGCGACCGAGGAAGAAGTTAGAAACGCGTTAGAACCGGCTGGCCCGATTACGTTGTTCAAAATGATACGAGACTACAAAGGACGTAGCAAGGGGTATTGCTACGTGCAACTAAGTAGTACG GAGGCAGTCCAAAAGGCATTGAAATTAGACAGGACCACTATAAGGGGACGGCCAATGTTCGTTTCGAGGTGTGACCCAAACAAAACCACGCGGACGGCAGTCTTCAAATACAATTGTTCTCTCGAGAAAAATAAACTCTTCGTTAAAG GATTGCCAGTAACGACAACAAAAGAAGAGCTCGAGGAAATCTTCAAGGTCCACGGAGAGCTAAAAGAAGTCCGCATAGTTACTTACCGTAACGGCCACTCGAAGGGATTGGCTTACGTTGAATTTGTGGACGAAGCTAGCGCTGCGAAGGCTCTTCTGGCTACCGACGGAATGAAAATCGCTGACAAGGTTATCAACGTGCTTATAAGCCAACCACCCGAACGTAGGAAGCTTCCACCGACCGAGGAGGTGCCTTCGGTTAGGTCTCTAGGTGGCAGTACAGTTAGCAGAACTGCTTTCGGTATGCCCAAAACTTTACTATCCATGATACCTCGTACTGTGAAAACCACTGCTGCCAACGGCAACGCAAAAGTGGCTGGGAATGGTGTCTCGCAAAAGATGAGCAACCAAGATTTTAGAAACATgttactaaataaaaaataa